The genomic window TTTACAAGAGAGTATGACTCAAATTGTATCGCTATGGCATAACATCGAGGATTATATTGTATCGGCAGTTATAAAAGCGATAAAACAATAAAAGAATTTGAAAGCCGCTTATCTAAATGATTCCGGCTTTTTCTTGTTCGTTTAACCCATAGCTAATTAAAAGAGGGTTAGGTAGAGGTATTCCATTATTAGTGTTAGGAACACTAAGCAATACAATTCGAATTCATCCAGAGATTAGTCAGGGGTTTAAATGTTTTTAGCTTTAAAATAATGAGATATTTTAGGATAAAACGGTCAGAATCCTCCGCATTTCAATTGGGAGAGGAATGACCGCTTTCTTTGTATAATCTAAGTAACTACCTGTATTAAATAGAAGTATTGGTATTATTGATTGTCTACTAATAATACTATATACTATATGTATGAAAAATAAATCGAATCTTAAACACGCTAGAACTTGTGTATATAACGTTAATTATCACATTGTATGGTCAGTGAAATATCGAAGAAAAGTTTTAACAAATCAAATTGAAAGTTATCTGAAAGACCTTTTTCAAGAAATTGCAAAGGAAAAAGAATTTGAAGTTGTGATGATGGAGGTGGTTGACCAAGATCATATTCATGTTTTTGCATCTGCCCATCCAAAGATAGCGCCTTCTTATATCGTAAAAATGTTAAAAGGTATATCGGGAAGGAAACTCTTTTTGCAATTCCCTGAAATCAAACAAAAATTATGGAAAGGACATTTATGGAATAGTAGCTTTTATCTCGAAACCGTTGGTTCCATCAGTGAGGATGGAATCAAAAAATATATTGAAAATCAATCGAGAGGTGGTGAATAAGGTTGCTTCGTGCTTCTTATTTTGTATGTAAACCAAATAAGGAAACCAACATTATTTTATCGCAGTTGGGATATGCAGCAAGAAAGTTGTGGAATGTAGGCAACTACGAAAAAAGAAACTGGACAAAAGATAGTGACAAGCCGTTTCCAAATTGGTACGAACAGAAAAAGAGGTTAAAAGACCATTTTTGGTATA from Bacillus sp. (in: firmicutes) includes these protein-coding regions:
- the tnpA gene encoding IS200/IS605 family transposase; the protein is MKNKSNLKHARTCVYNVNYHIVWSVKYRRKVLTNQIESYLKDLFQEIAKEKEFEVVMMEVVDQDHIHVFASAHPKIAPSYIVKMLKGISGRKLFLQFPEIKQKLWKGHLWNSSFYLETVGSISEDGIKKYIENQSRGGE